A single genomic interval of uncultured Sphaerochaeta sp. harbors:
- the ybeY gene encoding rRNA maturation RNase YbeY: MNTYYIDVSYEDEQYAEQAPSQMVVEHLEKMLALLGQPSCECSVSFVSDDTIQDLNRTYRDKDEPTDILSFVQEEDVEDFSWPEVQVGLIDGPPEEIRVLGDMVISLDALKRNALSFSVEPDEELFRLLIHGLLHLLGEDHSSNDADEPMLIKQEELLHQLRGSKR; the protein is encoded by the coding sequence ATGAATACATATTATATCGATGTTTCCTATGAGGATGAGCAGTATGCCGAACAGGCACCATCCCAGATGGTTGTTGAACATCTGGAAAAGATGCTCGCACTGCTTGGACAGCCAAGCTGTGAATGTTCTGTTAGCTTTGTAAGTGATGATACGATTCAGGATCTGAATAGAACGTATCGCGACAAGGACGAACCTACAGATATCCTCTCTTTTGTTCAGGAGGAAGATGTAGAAGATTTTTCTTGGCCTGAAGTACAAGTAGGATTGATTGATGGTCCGCCAGAGGAAATCAGGGTACTGGGAGACATGGTAATCTCTCTTGATGCCTTGAAAAGAAATGCACTATCCTTTAGTGTAGAACCAGATGAAGAGTTGTTTCGCCTCTTGATCCATGGCTTGCTTCACCTTCTCGGTGAAGATCATTCCAGCAATGATGCTGATGAGCCGATGTTGATCAAGCAAGAGGAACTTCTCCATCAATTGAGGGGGAGCAAACGTTGA
- the gap gene encoding type I glyceraldehyde-3-phosphate dehydrogenase, translating to MKIAINGFGRIGRNVFKIAFEDKDIEIVGINDLTDPKTLAHLLKYDSTYGVYSKSVEVTDNAIVVDGKNIPVFAVRSPSELPWKELGVDVAIESTGVFSVAEGPKGGYKDHIKAGAKKVILTVPAKDQIDQTVVCGVNDDAIDHSLLAYSNASCTTNCLAPIVKVLNDSFGIEEGLMTTVHSYTNDQVMLDQPHKDLRRARAGALSIIPTTTGAAKAVSLVIPEMKGKLNGMAMRVPTPTGSVVDLVVTLKKDASVEEVNAAMKKASEGAMKGVLQYTEDPIVSRDIVGNTHSSILDADLTMKMGEKMFKVISWYDNEMGYSNRVVDLAKKLVK from the coding sequence ATGAAAATTGCAATTAATGGTTTCGGAAGAATCGGACGTAATGTTTTCAAGATCGCTTTTGAAGACAAGGACATCGAGATTGTAGGCATCAATGACCTTACTGATCCCAAGACCTTGGCCCACCTTCTGAAATACGACTCCACCTATGGAGTATACTCCAAGAGCGTTGAAGTAACAGACAATGCTATCGTCGTTGATGGTAAAAACATTCCTGTATTTGCAGTACGCTCTCCCAGCGAACTTCCTTGGAAGGAGCTTGGTGTTGATGTAGCAATCGAATCCACTGGTGTTTTCTCTGTTGCTGAAGGCCCAAAGGGCGGTTACAAGGATCATATCAAGGCTGGTGCCAAGAAGGTTATCCTTACCGTTCCTGCTAAGGACCAGATTGACCAGACCGTTGTCTGTGGTGTCAACGATGATGCTATCGATCACAGCCTTCTTGCTTACTCCAACGCAAGTTGCACTACCAACTGCTTGGCTCCTATCGTTAAGGTTCTCAATGACAGCTTTGGCATTGAAGAGGGCTTGATGACCACTGTTCACTCCTATACCAACGACCAGGTAATGCTTGACCAGCCCCATAAGGATCTGAGAAGAGCAAGAGCTGGAGCACTTTCCATTATTCCTACCACCACGGGTGCTGCCAAGGCTGTTAGTTTGGTTATCCCCGAGATGAAGGGCAAGCTTAACGGTATGGCAATGCGTGTTCCAACCCCAACCGGTTCAGTTGTTGACCTTGTGGTAACCTTGAAGAAGGATGCATCTGTTGAAGAAGTGAATGCAGCAATGAAGAAAGCCAGTGAGGGTGCCATGAAGGGCGTTCTTCAGTACACTGAGGATCCCATCGTTTCCCGCGATATTGTAGGCAACACCCACTCCTCAATCCTTGATGCTGATCTTACCATGAAGATGGGCGAGAAAATGTTCAAGGTTATCAGCTGGTATGACAACGAAATGGGTTACTCCAACCGCGTTGTTGACCTTGCAAAGAAGCTGGTTAAATAA
- a CDS encoding HDIG domain-containing metalloprotein, whose translation MIKKMQISERKQKKRELQQQLSLILMVLTVFLAMVVPLLSTHSSGSGLKDLGLRYTEGELSSEDIFATSSFQYIDDEQTQKLIEQRMQEVLPYFSYSLRSSTITSRRLDNFLALFRQENIDSKPFLEKEGLTDERNVVQRIAGLAPDQQQLLLQALEETGSYVLERGLFDEEEVNTVRSQGYEELLVRNSLLQQESSELSKQTIDTLLTKKNLPSQLSSILEPYELIDSQFQPYLVLDALEMLLDPNVDYEAVETLTLREEAAAEIPEQVITIERGEKIIAKDTVVTSSQIDLLRLMGSNSFQYTILELIGRAIFILLSTSVSVYVFIQFLHAEKRLYLYLNLMLVSVSLSLVAMYVVSLFFTSRSSLFLDSYLPVFFAPLFTSHITSKKRLGLVSAFLLACYATLMEQSSSITFFFVLTISGVCLYFFRYTIKRIDDVFNWFYACVISSFAALALYMLEVLPLHQVMPLVGGMILNITITLVFLEAFVPLGEKLFNIPTAYRLSELAFSASPVLDRLESVAQGTYNHSRNVADLSFNAARSIGANAMLARVGGMYHDIGKADHPEYFIENQSGENKHDEIKPSLSAAIIKSHVKLGLEKGREAGLPQEVLDIISQHHGNDIIQFFYNEAKNQAQAAGMDVKEDDFKYNGNPPAFPESAIVMLADCVEAASRTLKRPNHSKYEKLVHSLIMGKLERDQLKNSQLSLTDLDQIEDAFVQTLLGRDHRRIEYPSEQKG comes from the coding sequence ATGATTAAGAAAATGCAAATTTCTGAACGCAAACAGAAAAAACGTGAGCTTCAACAACAACTTTCTCTCATTTTAATGGTGCTTACCGTTTTTCTGGCAATGGTGGTACCGCTTTTAAGTACTCACTCCAGTGGATCGGGTCTCAAGGACTTGGGATTACGATATACAGAGGGTGAACTCTCCAGTGAGGATATTTTTGCTACAAGCAGTTTCCAATACATTGATGATGAACAAACACAAAAGCTCATAGAACAACGAATGCAGGAAGTACTACCGTATTTCAGTTACTCACTCAGATCATCTACCATTACCAGCAGGCGTTTGGATAATTTTCTTGCTCTATTTCGCCAAGAAAACATAGACTCCAAACCCTTCCTGGAGAAGGAAGGGCTCACCGATGAACGTAATGTTGTACAAAGAATTGCAGGGCTGGCTCCTGACCAACAACAATTGTTGCTGCAAGCACTTGAAGAAACAGGCAGCTATGTCTTGGAGAGAGGATTGTTTGATGAAGAGGAAGTGAATACCGTTCGTTCCCAAGGCTATGAGGAGCTACTCGTGAGAAATAGTCTTCTCCAACAAGAAAGCAGTGAACTTTCCAAGCAAACCATTGATACGCTGCTGACGAAAAAGAATCTTCCTTCACAGCTGTCTTCTATACTGGAGCCGTACGAGCTTATCGATAGTCAGTTCCAACCATATCTCGTACTGGATGCACTGGAGATGCTTTTAGACCCAAATGTAGATTATGAAGCTGTTGAGACACTGACACTCAGGGAGGAAGCTGCTGCAGAGATTCCCGAGCAGGTGATAACCATAGAACGGGGAGAAAAGATCATTGCCAAGGATACGGTGGTCACCAGCTCACAGATTGATCTGCTGCGATTGATGGGGTCGAACAGCTTTCAGTACACGATCCTTGAACTGATTGGTAGGGCAATCTTCATCCTGCTCTCAACAAGCGTTTCTGTATATGTCTTTATTCAATTCCTACATGCAGAAAAGCGATTGTATCTCTATCTGAACCTTATGCTTGTTTCCGTATCATTGTCGCTCGTGGCAATGTATGTAGTCAGTCTGTTTTTTACTTCACGGTCCTCTTTGTTTCTGGACTCCTATCTACCTGTATTTTTTGCACCGCTCTTTACCAGTCATATCACCAGCAAGAAACGCTTAGGTTTGGTTAGTGCCTTTCTACTTGCTTGTTATGCAACATTGATGGAACAGTCGAGTTCTATTACGTTTTTCTTCGTTTTGACCATCAGTGGTGTCTGTCTCTACTTCTTCCGCTATACGATCAAGCGAATTGATGACGTATTTAATTGGTTCTATGCTTGTGTTATCAGTAGTTTTGCTGCCCTTGCACTGTATATGCTGGAAGTATTGCCCCTTCACCAGGTTATGCCTCTTGTTGGTGGGATGATTTTGAATATCACCATCACGTTGGTATTTCTGGAAGCATTCGTACCATTGGGCGAAAAACTCTTCAATATTCCTACAGCGTATCGTCTGAGCGAGCTGGCATTCAGTGCAAGCCCTGTGCTAGACCGTTTGGAATCAGTAGCACAGGGAACATACAATCATAGCAGGAATGTGGCAGACCTGAGCTTCAATGCAGCTCGCTCCATTGGAGCAAATGCCATGCTCGCACGAGTAGGTGGTATGTATCATGATATCGGGAAGGCTGACCATCCTGAATACTTCATCGAGAACCAGAGTGGGGAAAACAAACATGATGAAATCAAACCATCCCTCTCGGCGGCAATCATCAAGAGCCATGTGAAGCTTGGATTGGAGAAGGGAAGGGAGGCAGGTCTTCCTCAGGAGGTGCTGGATATCATCAGCCAACACCATGGCAATGATATCATTCAATTCTTCTATAATGAGGCAAAGAACCAGGCACAAGCTGCGGGAATGGATGTAAAAGAGGATGACTTCAAATATAATGGAAATCCACCAGCTTTTCCTGAATCTGCCATTGTAATGCTTGCTGATTGCGTGGAAGCTGCCAGCCGGACCTTGAAACGGCCAAACCACTCGAAGTATGAAAAACTGGTACACTCGCTCATCATGGGAAAACTGGAGAGGGACCAACTCAAGAACAGCCAACTTTCCCTTACAGACCTTGATCAGATAGAGGATGCGTTTGTGCAAACATTGCTAGGACGTGATCATCGCCGTATTGAATATCCATCAGAGCAGAAAGGATAA
- a CDS encoding hemolysin family protein, translating into MPWKSLFKKRSDDREERFKAELEERQTMIEGIQELRDKTVKEIMIPRVDVQFISSDITIDELYGIIQEQGYSRYPVYEQTIDNIVGVLYAKDIIRNGIDNVFDAKTLMRQPYFIPESKHLDDLLREFKLRKVHIAIAIDEYGGVSGIVCMEDILEVIVGDIQDEFDDDEDDGMRKLDDNTFVVDARTSIEDLNESVGLHLSEEEYETVGGYVFELFGRIPLKDESVEDDEAIFTVEDIDGHKINQLKLVVKT; encoded by the coding sequence TTGCCATGGAAAAGTCTGTTCAAGAAACGCTCTGACGATCGTGAAGAACGATTTAAAGCAGAGTTGGAAGAGCGGCAGACGATGATCGAGGGCATTCAGGAACTGCGGGATAAGACTGTTAAGGAGATTATGATTCCCCGGGTCGATGTCCAGTTTATCAGTAGTGATATCACGATTGATGAGTTGTATGGGATTATTCAGGAACAAGGATACTCCCGTTATCCAGTATATGAGCAGACAATAGACAATATTGTTGGTGTTTTATATGCTAAGGACATCATTCGTAATGGCATAGACAATGTATTTGATGCCAAGACACTGATGAGACAGCCGTATTTTATTCCTGAAAGCAAGCATCTTGATGATTTGCTCAGAGAATTCAAATTGAGAAAAGTCCATATTGCCATTGCTATTGATGAGTACGGCGGTGTGAGCGGTATTGTCTGTATGGAAGATATTCTGGAGGTCATTGTTGGTGATATCCAGGATGAATTTGATGATGACGAAGATGATGGAATGCGAAAGCTAGATGACAATACGTTTGTTGTCGATGCAAGAACTTCCATTGAAGATTTGAATGAGTCAGTAGGCTTGCATCTATCAGAAGAGGAGTATGAAACAGTGGGAGGCTATGTCTTTGAACTGTTTGGGAGAATCCCACTCAAGGATGAGTCTGTTGAGGATGATGAGGCTATTTTTACCGTTGAGGATATTGATGGCCATAAGATCAACCAATTGAAATTGGTTGTCAAAACATAA